The Halogranum gelatinilyticum genome contains a region encoding:
- a CDS encoding YbaK/EbsC family protein, which translates to MHPSAEQFVADARANYDFEPTVEEFPEGTKTAADAAEAVGCDVAQIASSIVLVADSEVVVSVTSGANRVSMAKVAELVGAESARMAEADEVKRATGWSIGGVPPICHATSVPVFVDETLLEFETVWAAAGTPTAVFRVESEELVELSGGEVADVAE; encoded by the coding sequence ATGCATCCCAGTGCCGAGCAGTTCGTCGCCGACGCCCGCGCAAACTACGACTTCGAGCCGACCGTCGAGGAGTTCCCCGAGGGGACGAAGACCGCCGCCGACGCGGCCGAGGCCGTCGGCTGCGACGTCGCCCAGATCGCCAGCAGTATCGTCCTCGTCGCCGACAGCGAGGTGGTAGTGTCGGTCACCTCGGGCGCGAACCGCGTCTCGATGGCGAAGGTGGCCGAGCTTGTCGGGGCCGAGTCGGCGCGGATGGCCGAGGCCGACGAGGTGAAGCGGGCGACCGGCTGGTCTATCGGCGGCGTTCCGCCGATCTGTCACGCGACGTCGGTGCCGGTGTTCGTCGACGAGACGCTCTTGGAGTTCGAGACGGTGTGGGCCGCGGCGGGGACGCCGACGGCGGTGTTTCGGGTCGAGTCCGAGGAACTTGTTGAGTTGAGTGGCGGGGAGGTCGCGGACGTGGCGGAGTAG
- a CDS encoding phospholipase D-like domain-containing protein, giving the protein MDEDLLCTCSSEVEKALRYLEDHINSEEDYSVYNSAAFYALDRVGSDEAKKFLERYHVSERLDILPSEFSDRLPFLAKLANKYLEDAWSPDIDQSPNLNYFSQRLKSVQMSKGDFSLGDYNPSGPIWFLVQHDSSANSVRKAIKHFVSMFPRDRERIYSHELANAAIGVIAVSEVSPDTYRQELEDITDWIAESINQLLDEKSDIYYPTLGYYLMALVSSPGDYSETTNRLAEKLISEQSDEGYWGKAPEEISESNGSHRTTNLHLTGVVTTALIYAGYGPKIPAMEVEAMLEKKTREYDKSKPKFVTTVPSTRHEERNTDILNYAGKLISETDEILRISTLRIDMLYEEIIDKIHEDSLEVRILTNTGKTSGSRSKLKVAAMNELNRRSEGNVKEDDLIHTRFVISDNEALLVSSADLTREQLHEEFNAGVFTRDSEAVGSAIELFDNMWEEADHRGQQ; this is encoded by the coding sequence ATGGACGAAGACCTTCTCTGCACATGCTCTTCAGAGGTTGAGAAAGCTCTACGATATTTGGAAGACCATATCAATTCTGAGGAAGACTATTCGGTATACAATTCGGCCGCGTTTTACGCTCTTGACCGAGTTGGCTCAGATGAGGCCAAGAAATTCTTGGAAAGATACCATGTGTCCGAACGTCTCGATATTCTTCCTTCTGAATTTTCAGACCGACTCCCATTTCTGGCGAAATTAGCAAACAAGTATCTGGAGGATGCTTGGAGTCCGGATATAGATCAATCGCCCAATCTGAATTACTTTAGCCAACGCCTCAAATCAGTCCAAATGTCGAAGGGTGACTTTTCGCTGGGGGACTATAATCCATCTGGACCAATCTGGTTTTTGGTGCAACATGATAGTTCTGCGAACTCGGTCAGAAAGGCTATCAAACACTTCGTATCCATGTTCCCCAGGGACCGGGAGCGGATTTATAGCCATGAGCTTGCTAACGCTGCTATCGGAGTAATCGCGGTTTCTGAAGTATCTCCTGATACGTATCGCCAAGAGTTGGAAGATATCACAGACTGGATTGCAGAATCTATTAATCAGCTCCTCGATGAGAAGAGTGACATATACTATCCAACGCTGGGTTACTACCTGATGGCATTAGTTAGCTCACCAGGAGACTATTCTGAGACAACAAACCGATTAGCTGAAAAGCTCATCAGCGAGCAATCTGATGAGGGATACTGGGGTAAAGCACCTGAAGAAATATCAGAGTCCAACGGCAGTCACCGTACTACCAATTTGCATCTAACAGGGGTAGTGACGACTGCACTAATTTACGCCGGATATGGTCCAAAGATACCCGCGATGGAGGTCGAGGCCATGCTGGAGAAAAAGACACGTGAATATGATAAATCAAAACCGAAGTTTGTCACCACGGTCCCTTCCACTCGGCATGAAGAAAGGAACACGGATATTCTGAACTATGCCGGAAAATTGATCTCAGAAACTGACGAGATTCTCCGAATTTCTACACTGAGAATTGATATGTTATATGAAGAAATCATCGATAAGATACATGAAGATTCGCTTGAAGTGCGAATTCTCACCAATACCGGAAAGACGTCTGGATCACGTTCAAAACTCAAAGTGGCTGCAATGAACGAGCTAAACAGACGAAGTGAGGGTAATGTGAAGGAAGATGACTTGATACACACGCGGTTTGTAATCTCAGACAACGAAGCATTGCTTGTATCGTCGGCAGATCTCACTCGGGAACAGCTTCATGAAGAATTTAACGCAGGTGTGTTCACACGAGATTCGGAGGCTGTTGGCTCAGCTATTGAACTATTCGACAATATGTGGGAGGAAGCAGACCATAGAGGACAGCAATAG
- the rpsJ gene encoding 30S ribosomal protein S10 — protein sequence MMQQARVRLAGTSPEDLDDICDDVRDIAEKTGVALSGPIPLPTKTLEVPARKSPDGEGTATWEHWEMRVHKRLIDIDADERALRQLMRIQVPNDVSIEIVLED from the coding sequence ATAATGCAGCAAGCTCGAGTCCGGCTCGCCGGGACCAGCCCGGAAGACCTCGACGACATCTGCGATGACGTCCGCGACATCGCGGAGAAGACGGGCGTCGCGCTCAGCGGTCCGATTCCGCTGCCGACGAAGACGCTCGAAGTCCCGGCCCGCAAGTCGCCCGACGGTGAAGGGACGGCAACGTGGGAGCACTGGGAGATGCGCGTCCACAAGCGTCTGATCGACATCGACGCTGACGAACGCGCGCTGCGCCAGCTCATGCGCATCCAGGTGCCCAACGACGTCAGCATCGAGATCGTTCTCGAAGACTGA
- the tuf gene encoding translation elongation factor EF-1 subunit alpha yields MSEDKPHQNLAIIGHVDHGKSTLVGRLLFETGSVPEHVIEQHREEAEEKGKGGFEFAYVMDNLAEERERGVTIDIAHQQFDTDKYYFTIVDCPGHRDFVKNMITGASQADNAVLVVAADDGVAPQTREHVFLARTLGINELIIGVNKMDVVDYSEDTYKEVKEQVSNLLKQVRFKSDDATFIPISAFEGDNIAEDSENTPWYDGPNLVEALNDLPEVEPPTDAPLRLPIQDVYTISGIGTVPVGRVETGVLETGANVSFQPSDVGGEVKTVEMHHEEVPRAEPGDNVGFNVRGIGKDDIRRGDVCGPADDPPKVAETFKAQLVVMQHPSVITAGYTPVFHAHTAQVACTIESIDQKLDPKSGEVAEENPDFIKSGDAAVVTVRPQKPLSIEPSGEIPELGSFAVRDMGQTIAAGKVLEVNER; encoded by the coding sequence ATGAGCGAAGACAAACCGCACCAGAACCTGGCCATCATCGGCCACGTTGACCACGGAAAGAGTACGCTCGTGGGCCGACTCCTGTTCGAGACAGGGTCCGTCCCCGAGCACGTCATCGAGCAGCACCGCGAGGAAGCCGAGGAGAAGGGCAAGGGTGGCTTCGAGTTCGCCTACGTCATGGACAACCTCGCCGAAGAGCGTGAGCGTGGTGTCACCATCGACATCGCCCACCAGCAGTTCGACACCGACAAATACTACTTCACTATCGTCGACTGCCCCGGCCACCGTGACTTCGTGAAGAACATGATCACGGGTGCCTCGCAGGCAGACAACGCGGTTCTCGTCGTCGCCGCCGACGACGGTGTCGCGCCCCAGACCCGTGAGCACGTCTTCCTGGCCCGTACGCTGGGTATCAACGAGCTCATCATCGGCGTCAACAAGATGGACGTCGTCGACTACTCCGAAGACACCTACAAGGAGGTCAAGGAGCAGGTCTCCAACCTCCTGAAGCAGGTCCGCTTCAAGTCCGACGACGCGACGTTCATCCCGATCTCGGCGTTCGAGGGCGACAACATCGCCGAAGACTCCGAGAACACGCCGTGGTACGACGGCCCGAACCTGGTCGAGGCACTCAACGACCTGCCCGAGGTCGAGCCGCCGACGGACGCACCGCTGCGTCTGCCCATCCAGGACGTCTACACCATCTCCGGCATCGGTACGGTCCCGGTCGGCCGTGTCGAGACCGGTGTCCTCGAAACCGGCGCGAACGTCTCCTTCCAGCCGTCGGACGTCGGCGGCGAGGTCAAGACGGTCGAGATGCACCACGAGGAAGTCCCGCGCGCCGAGCCCGGTGACAACGTCGGGTTCAACGTCCGCGGCATCGGCAAGGACGACATCCGCCGTGGCGACGTCTGTGGCCCGGCCGACGACCCGCCGAAGGTCGCCGAGACCTTCAAGGCGCAGCTCGTCGTCATGCAGCACCCCTCGGTCATCACCGCTGGCTACACGCCGGTCTTCCACGCCCACACGGCGCAGGTCGCGTGTACCATCGAGTCGATCGACCAGAAGCTCGACCCCAAGTCGGGCGAGGTCGCCGAAGAGAACCCGGACTTCATCAAGTCCGGCGACGCCGCTGTCGTGACGGTCCGACCGCAGAAGCCGCTCAGCATCGAGCCGTCCGGCGAGATCCCGGAGCTCGGCTCCTTCGCTGTCCGTGACATGGGTCAGACCATCGCGGCCGGCAAGGTCCTCGAAGTCAACGAGCGATAA
- a CDS encoding riboflavin synthase yields the protein MFTGIVEETGEIVDVTDTDGGRRLRLRTTFDDLHHGQSISVSGVCLTVEEYGDDWFEVFLAAETVEKTYLGEVGVGDAVNLERALKAEGRFDGHIVQGHVDTTVEVSEIEQVGEDWFFEFSLPEAYGQYVVDKGSVTLDGISLTVADKREDAFTVAIIPTTYELTALSEKAVGDAVHLEVDVVAKYVESMLDGYR from the coding sequence ATGTTCACAGGCATCGTCGAGGAGACCGGCGAGATCGTCGACGTGACCGACACCGACGGCGGCCGTCGCCTCCGACTCCGTACCACGTTCGACGACCTCCACCACGGCCAGTCGATCAGCGTCAGCGGCGTCTGTCTCACCGTCGAGGAGTACGGCGACGACTGGTTCGAAGTGTTTCTCGCGGCGGAGACGGTCGAGAAGACCTATCTCGGCGAGGTCGGCGTCGGCGACGCGGTCAACCTCGAACGCGCGCTCAAGGCCGAGGGGCGGTTCGACGGCCACATCGTGCAGGGCCACGTCGACACGACCGTCGAAGTCAGCGAGATCGAACAGGTCGGCGAGGACTGGTTCTTCGAGTTCTCACTGCCCGAGGCGTACGGCCAGTACGTCGTCGACAAGGGATCGGTGACGCTCGACGGCATCAGTCTGACCGTCGCCGACAAGCGCGAGGACGCGTTCACCGTGGCGATCATCCCGACGACGTACGAGCTGACCGCGCTCTCGGAGAAGGCCGTCGGCGACGCGGTCCATCTGGAAGTCGACGTGGTGGCGAAGTACGTCGAAAGTATGCTCGACGGCTACCGCTGA
- a CDS encoding DUF502 domain-containing protein — protein sequence MSLFTRVRTSFIAGLLLVTPLAVTVFVLQFVFTRLTGILNPVVQATELTAYTANIEIVAQLLAAVLIALVITTLGFIASWSLGQRLFGGLERAVGLVPVVRTVYFGVRQVSESLTKRDDRFESVVLVEYPRKGVYRIGFVTSDGPRSVDAAAGTETVAVFLPHSPNPTAGALVLVSPDQLYEVDMSVSRGLRLIVTTGLTVEEEELPVGVVQ from the coding sequence ATGAGCCTCTTCACCCGCGTCCGCACCAGTTTCATCGCCGGTCTCTTGCTCGTCACCCCGCTCGCGGTGACGGTGTTCGTCCTGCAGTTCGTCTTCACCCGACTGACGGGCATCCTCAATCCGGTCGTCCAGGCGACCGAGCTGACCGCGTACACGGCCAACATCGAGATCGTCGCCCAACTCTTGGCGGCCGTGCTCATCGCGCTCGTCATCACGACACTCGGCTTCATCGCCTCGTGGAGTCTCGGCCAACGACTCTTCGGGGGGCTGGAACGCGCGGTCGGTCTCGTCCCGGTCGTCCGGACGGTCTACTTCGGCGTCCGGCAGGTCTCCGAGTCGCTGACGAAGCGCGACGACCGCTTCGAGAGCGTCGTCCTCGTCGAATACCCCCGCAAGGGCGTCTACCGTATCGGCTTCGTCACCAGCGACGGTCCCCGCAGCGTCGACGCCGCCGCGGGCACGGAGACGGTCGCGGTCTTCCTCCCGCACAGCCCGAACCCGACCGCTGGCGCGCTCGTCTTGGTCTCGCCCGACCAGCTCTACGAGGTGGATATGTCCGTTAGCCGCGGGCTGCGGCTCATCGTCACGACCGGCCTGACCGTCGAAGAGGAGGAGCTGCCGGTCGGCGTCGTGCAGTAG
- a CDS encoding SLC13 family permease → MVVFGLPTGTVLVFALILVTVALFVSELLPPDIVAIGIIVALVVLGPWTGISPEEGLSGFSNAATVTILAMYVLSQGIQETGIVRRLGVEVARVTRGSESRLLTAVVGLTGPIAGVINNTPVVAVFIPMVTDLADDAGISPSKLLLPLSYASMLGGTLTLIGTATNLVASDLAVQLGRENPGLGLHGFSMFEFTKLGAVVLVVGGIYLLTVGRLLTPARIPPGDRTARFEVEPFLARVLVTQRSPLVGTVANDVIEDAHRDLDVDILDVVRGDQHFIATEGDRTIEGRDILTVRGSPETIQQFCDLADLRILPRASVTDAELDNPERATLVELVVPSRSSLVGETISGTRLRERYDATVLAVRRAGGDLVREGLGGLELAEGDALLVQTTDETADYLGENDDFLVTSEMAEELLQRERERGLSPTTVPALAIVFGVIALAAAGLVPIVIAALGGVVAMVATGVLSPSDAYDAVNWNVVFLLAGVIPLGLAMQETGGAALLAQVVVGGAENLPVLVVLALFYLLTGLLANVITPVASVVLLLPIAVDTAARIDANAFAFVLGVTFAASTAFMTPVGYQTNLMVYGPGGYRFTDYVRVGAPLQLLLTVVTTVGIWFFWGLTPPV, encoded by the coding sequence ATGGTCGTCTTCGGGCTCCCGACTGGGACGGTTCTCGTCTTCGCGCTCATCCTCGTCACGGTGGCCCTCTTCGTCTCCGAACTCTTGCCCCCCGACATCGTCGCTATCGGAATCATCGTCGCGCTCGTCGTGCTCGGTCCGTGGACCGGAATCAGCCCCGAGGAGGGACTCTCGGGCTTCTCGAACGCCGCGACCGTGACGATTCTCGCGATGTACGTGCTCTCACAGGGCATCCAGGAGACCGGTATCGTCCGGCGACTCGGGGTCGAGGTCGCCCGTGTGACGCGGGGCAGCGAGTCGCGGCTGCTCACGGCCGTCGTCGGGCTAACCGGTCCCATCGCGGGCGTCATCAACAACACGCCGGTCGTCGCGGTCTTCATCCCGATGGTGACCGACCTCGCCGACGACGCCGGCATCTCGCCGTCGAAACTCCTCCTGCCGCTCTCGTACGCCTCGATGCTCGGCGGGACGCTGACGCTCATCGGGACGGCGACGAACCTCGTCGCCAGCGACCTGGCCGTCCAACTCGGCCGGGAGAATCCCGGACTCGGCCTGCACGGCTTCTCGATGTTCGAGTTCACCAAACTCGGCGCGGTCGTCCTCGTCGTCGGCGGAATCTATCTCCTCACGGTCGGCCGACTGCTCACCCCGGCGCGGATTCCGCCGGGCGACCGGACGGCCCGCTTCGAGGTCGAACCCTTCCTCGCCCGCGTGCTCGTCACCCAACGGTCGCCGCTCGTCGGGACCGTCGCGAACGACGTCATCGAGGATGCCCACCGCGACCTCGATGTCGACATCCTCGACGTGGTTCGCGGCGACCAACACTTCATCGCGACCGAGGGCGACCGGACCATCGAGGGCCGCGACATCCTCACCGTGCGGGGCAGCCCCGAGACCATCCAGCAGTTCTGCGACCTCGCCGACCTCCGTATCCTGCCGCGGGCGAGCGTGACGGACGCCGAACTCGACAACCCCGAGCGGGCGACGCTCGTCGAACTCGTCGTCCCCTCGCGGTCGTCGCTGGTCGGCGAGACGATCAGCGGCACCCGGTTACGCGAACGGTACGACGCGACGGTACTCGCCGTCCGGCGGGCGGGTGGCGACCTCGTCCGGGAGGGGTTGGGCGGACTCGAACTGGCGGAGGGTGACGCGCTGCTCGTTCAGACGACCGATGAGACCGCCGACTATCTCGGGGAGAACGACGACTTCCTCGTCACGAGCGAGATGGCCGAAGAGCTGCTCCAGCGCGAGCGCGAACGGGGGTTGAGTCCGACGACGGTGCCCGCGCTGGCCATCGTCTTCGGCGTCATCGCACTCGCGGCCGCCGGTCTCGTCCCCATCGTCATCGCGGCACTCGGCGGGGTCGTCGCCATGGTCGCGACGGGCGTGCTCTCGCCGAGCGACGCCTACGACGCGGTCAACTGGAACGTGGTCTTCCTGCTCGCGGGCGTCATCCCGCTGGGTCTCGCGATGCAGGAGACCGGCGGGGCGGCGTTGCTGGCACAGGTCGTCGTCGGCGGCGCGGAGAACCTGCCCGTCCTCGTCGTGCTCGCGCTCTTCTATCTCCTGACGGGGCTGCTCGCGAACGTCATCACGCCCGTCGCGAGCGTCGTTCTCTTACTTCCCATCGCCGTCGACACTGCCGCCCGCATCGACGCCAACGCCTTCGCGTTCGTGCTGGGGGTGACGTTCGCGGCCAGTACGGCGTTCATGACGCCCGTCGGCTACCAGACGAACCTGATGGTCTACGGTCCCGGCGGCTACCGCTTCACCGACTACGTGCGCGTGGGCGCGCCGCTGCAACTCCTCTTGACGGTCGTGACGACGGTCGGCATCTGGTTCTTCTGGGGACTGACGCCGCCCGTATAG
- a CDS encoding DUF7533 family protein has protein sequence MRATMGLMDMVGLAASLVFAIPVGIFGINRLIEGQHLLGGGLVVVAVLMVLLPQRLTTPMDIPGKLAEKAVGKTVKMPDEDDEQKETRETNDD, from the coding sequence ATGCGAGCGACGATGGGTCTCATGGACATGGTCGGCTTGGCGGCTTCGCTCGTCTTCGCCATTCCGGTCGGTATCTTCGGCATCAACCGTCTCATCGAGGGCCAACATCTCCTCGGCGGCGGCCTCGTCGTGGTCGCCGTCTTGATGGTTCTTCTCCCGCAACGGCTGACGACCCCGATGGACATCCCGGGCAAGCTCGCGGAGAAAGCGGTCGGCAAGACGGTGAAGATGCCGGACGAAGACGACGAGCAGAAAGAGACCCGCGAGACGAACGACGACTGA
- a CDS encoding M24 family metallopeptidase, whose protein sequence is MAPEPDPDDGARVDRLAAALDAADADAFVHVGDATDADLRYLTRLSETPHEYGFVYADGEATLLAPPELDTDDDAAAAFSGRIEESQASDPMGSRVVDCLTDRLDGRADDATVLVPRHLPHDAAVYLEQAGYGLESTPVVGEARAVKSDWERDRLRAVQRAAVRGMQRARTILSAATVEDGVLHWKDAPLSAERLRRQVNATLVAEGVVDVSGTRIRVANGGEAGGLPASDPIVVTVEPRGADGYYGLLTRTVVVDSDGGWERRAHVGVEAARRVALGELEPGAALRWVHSETVAEAGSFGLGAPEGDRVHGVGLSRREEPSLADEAAVGTVVAVKPCAVDEKGRVALADLAVVTEEGCELLVDASTSLSP, encoded by the coding sequence ATGGCTCCCGAACCGGACCCCGACGACGGCGCACGCGTCGACCGGCTGGCCGCCGCGCTCGACGCGGCCGACGCCGACGCGTTCGTCCACGTCGGCGACGCGACGGACGCCGACCTGCGCTATCTGACGCGCCTGTCCGAGACGCCACACGAGTACGGCTTCGTCTACGCCGACGGCGAGGCGACGCTCCTCGCGCCGCCGGAACTCGACACGGACGACGACGCAGCCGCGGCGTTCTCTGGCCGTATCGAGGAGTCGCAGGCGAGCGACCCGATGGGAAGCCGCGTCGTCGACTGCCTCACCGACCGCCTCGACGGACGCGCGGACGACGCCACCGTCCTCGTTCCGCGGCATCTCCCACACGACGCGGCAGTCTACCTCGAACAGGCGGGCTACGGTCTCGAATCGACGCCCGTCGTCGGCGAGGCGCGGGCTGTCAAGTCTGACTGGGAGCGCGACCGGCTCCGAGCCGTCCAACGTGCCGCTGTCCGAGGGATGCAGCGAGCGCGCACGATACTCTCGGCGGCGACCGTCGAGGACGGCGTCCTCCACTGGAAAGACGCCCCGCTGTCGGCCGAACGGCTCCGCCGACAGGTGAACGCGACGCTCGTGGCGGAGGGCGTCGTCGACGTGAGCGGGACGCGGATACGGGTCGCCAACGGGGGCGAGGCCGGCGGACTCCCGGCGAGTGACCCTATCGTGGTGACGGTCGAACCGCGGGGAGCCGACGGCTACTACGGCCTGCTCACCCGGACGGTCGTCGTCGACAGCGACGGCGGCTGGGAACGCCGGGCGCACGTCGGCGTCGAGGCCGCACGCCGGGTCGCGCTGGGCGAACTCGAACCGGGTGCCGCGCTCCGGTGGGTCCACTCCGAGACCGTCGCCGAGGCTGGCTCCTTCGGTCTCGGCGCGCCGGAGGGCGACCGCGTCCACGGGGTCGGCCTGTCGCGGCGGGAGGAGCCGTCGCTGGCCGACGAGGCTGCAGTGGGGACCGTCGTCGCGGTCAAACCGTGTGCCGTCGACGAGAAGGGACGCGTCGCGCTCGCGGATCTCGCGGTCGTCACCGAGGAAGGCTGTGAACTGCTCGTCGACGCGTCGACGTCGCTGTCGCCCTGA
- a CDS encoding UvrD-helicase domain-containing protein, giving the protein MSDSDSHITRLFGGPGSGKTTALLDRVEEILEDDDTDFRDILVVSYTRAAAAEIRERLAERLDVSPRALQGNVCTMHAKAYELLNLSRGDVVGEKHKKEFCEDFGLEFEDEYGGGRRTSRSTTLGNKIIATSQWLQRTRRDVADWYDVPFQWDVEEVRLPPEIDPNAQEGNKYTPTWPSSDERVDIPEAIRGWRAYKGENDLVGFADMLVRVKQRSLLPNVDYLVIDEFQDITSLQYDVYEEWKPHMKGVLIAGDDDQVVYAWQGADPALLLEAERDEDVVLPNSYRLPSNVLNVVNREIRHITKRQEKDLKPRKEGGTVEGVNSPSMLDLVRNVRYTVQQTDGSIMVLFRARYQMFQFMDEFIGEGIPFKTLTDQRMWTDRLTQYVRAVERMERGENVDGLQARRLADMLQDSAFGTNERDDLYDLIDEYEEEADVDDLTEIELTPDEIKNFAPFAPDSDSASDMVRKVTSFQRKTIKAYFAGDYKNMDPSRVRLGTIHSAKGREADHVFVATDLTEKVVEQMAATVEDEDVDGVEEFTKSTSPVPILTDNERRVFYVGMSRARERLVLLENLVDGAPTLPVSVLLHNELRDTPLDEMLEEAQEPVAPEPEP; this is encoded by the coding sequence ATGAGCGATTCGGACTCCCACATCACCCGGCTGTTCGGTGGCCCGGGGAGCGGGAAAACGACCGCGCTGCTCGACCGCGTCGAGGAGATCCTCGAGGATGACGACACCGACTTCCGCGACATCCTCGTCGTCTCCTACACTCGGGCGGCGGCCGCAGAGATCCGCGAACGGCTGGCCGAACGGCTCGACGTCTCCCCGCGAGCACTCCAGGGCAACGTCTGCACCATGCACGCGAAGGCCTACGAACTGCTCAACCTCTCGCGCGGCGACGTCGTCGGCGAGAAACACAAGAAGGAGTTCTGTGAGGACTTCGGGCTGGAGTTCGAAGACGAGTACGGCGGCGGCCGCCGGACCTCGCGGTCGACGACGCTCGGCAACAAGATCATCGCCACGAGCCAGTGGCTCCAGCGGACCCGCCGCGACGTCGCCGATTGGTACGACGTCCCCTTCCAGTGGGACGTCGAAGAGGTGCGACTCCCCCCCGAGATCGACCCCAACGCCCAGGAGGGCAACAAGTACACGCCGACGTGGCCGAGTTCGGACGAGCGCGTCGACATCCCCGAGGCCATCCGCGGCTGGCGCGCCTACAAGGGCGAGAACGACCTCGTCGGCTTCGCCGACATGCTCGTCCGCGTGAAGCAGCGGTCTCTCTTGCCGAACGTCGACTACCTCGTCATCGACGAGTTCCAGGACATCACCTCCCTGCAGTACGACGTCTACGAGGAGTGGAAGCCCCACATGAAGGGCGTCCTCATCGCCGGCGACGACGACCAGGTCGTCTACGCGTGGCAGGGTGCGGACCCCGCGCTCCTGCTCGAGGCCGAGCGCGACGAGGACGTCGTCCTCCCGAACTCCTACCGACTGCCGTCGAACGTCCTCAACGTCGTCAACCGCGAGATTCGGCACATCACGAAGCGACAGGAGAAGGACCTCAAGCCGCGCAAGGAGGGCGGGACCGTCGAGGGCGTCAACAGCCCGTCGATGCTCGACCTCGTGCGCAACGTCCGCTACACCGTCCAGCAGACCGACGGGAGCATCATGGTCCTGTTCCGGGCACGGTACCAGATGTTCCAGTTCATGGACGAGTTCATCGGCGAGGGCATCCCGTTCAAGACGCTGACCGACCAGCGGATGTGGACCGACCGGCTGACCCAGTACGTCCGCGCCGTCGAGCGGATGGAGCGCGGCGAGAACGTCGACGGGCTGCAGGCCCGACGGCTCGCCGATATGCTGCAGGACTCGGCGTTCGGAACGAACGAGCGCGACGACCTCTACGACCTCATCGACGAATACGAGGAGGAGGCCGACGTCGACGACCTGACCGAGATCGAACTCACCCCCGACGAGATCAAGAACTTCGCGCCGTTCGCGCCGGACAGTGACTCCGCCTCCGACATGGTGCGGAAGGTCACGAGCTTCCAGCGCAAGACGATCAAGGCCTACTTCGCGGGCGACTACAAGAACATGGACCCGAGTCGCGTCCGCCTCGGCACCATCCACTCCGCGAAGGGTCGCGAGGCCGACCACGTCTTCGTCGCCACCGACCTGACCGAGAAGGTCGTCGAGCAGATGGCGGCTACCGTCGAGGACGAGGACGTCGACGGCGTCGAGGAGTTCACGAAGTCCACCAGCCCGGTCCCCATCCTGACCGACAACGAACGCCGTGTCTTCTACGTCGGGATGTCGCGTGCCCGCGAACGGCTCGTCCTGCTGGAGAACCTCGTCGACGGCGCGCCGACGCTCCCCGTCAGCGTCCTGCTGCACAACGAACTCCGCGACACGCCGCTCGACGAGATGCTGGAGGAGGCCCAGGAGCCGGTCGCCCCCGAACCCGAACCCTGA
- a CDS encoding DUF7563 family protein: MPECENCGSFVTTDYVRVFAPGGLENPRVCPRCEDMIRDGGSVREARSTRRT; encoded by the coding sequence ATGCCCGAGTGTGAGAACTGCGGTTCCTTCGTCACGACGGACTACGTCCGCGTCTTCGCCCCCGGCGGGCTCGAGAACCCACGCGTCTGTCCTCGCTGTGAGGACATGATCCGCGACGGTGGGTCGGTCCGCGAGGCACGTTCGACCAGACGCACGTAG
- a CDS encoding HVO_0416 family zinc finger protein, translating to MASAPTDTDELFDEFLSDRGHVTTPQRWDQSYNKKQCPDCGGIHDDAATECSVCGWHPEA from the coding sequence ATGGCCTCAGCACCGACCGACACGGACGAGCTGTTCGACGAGTTCCTCTCAGACCGCGGTCACGTGACGACACCGCAACGATGGGACCAGTCGTATAACAAGAAACAGTGTCCCGACTGTGGCGGAATCCACGACGACGCCGCCACAGAGTGCTCGGTCTGTGGGTGGCACCCGGAGGCGTAA